The following are encoded in a window of Shewanella psychrotolerans genomic DNA:
- a CDS encoding DUF3305 domain-containing protein translates to MQRTESQWPMYVSLKKVEKQVGRWTAESWELDQVLPASLDAPDGAKLVALELHKDERASYRINLDMDNAMLYVVCDELEDGTWIPTMISADQNVAAGCLEGDTPVLNFAMPEAIACWIEAFITRHGEVEICAHRRKHVNRRKNEGPSTNPNRGLVS, encoded by the coding sequence ATGCAACGCACCGAAAGTCAATGGCCTATGTATGTTTCACTGAAGAAAGTGGAAAAACAGGTTGGGCGCTGGACAGCTGAAAGTTGGGAGTTAGACCAAGTTCTTCCTGCATCATTAGATGCTCCTGACGGCGCAAAATTGGTCGCATTAGAGTTACATAAAGATGAGCGTGCTAGCTATCGAATTAACCTCGATATGGATAATGCCATGCTTTATGTGGTTTGTGATGAGCTCGAAGATGGTACTTGGATACCAACTATGATTTCAGCAGATCAAAATGTGGCTGCAGGCTGTCTTGAAGGAGATACTCCTGTGCTTAACTTTGCGATGCCCGAAGCTATTGCGTGTTGGATTGAAGCGTTTATCACTCGCCATGGCGAGGTTGAGATCTGCGCTCACAGACGTAAGCATGTGAATCGCCGCAAAAACGAGGGGCCAAGCACCAATCCAAACCGGGGGCTAGTTTCATAA
- a CDS encoding formate dehydrogenase subunit alpha, with amino-acid sequence MRLTRKTDQAEGAKKPALGLNRRQFLQSAGLATGGIAAASMLGAGMMRKAEAKEVPHDAPTEVKRTICSHCSVGCGIYAEVQNGVWTGQEPAFDHPFNAGGHCAKGAALREHGHGEKRLKYPMKLEGGKWKRLSWEQAIEEVGQKALDIRAESGPDSVFFMGSAKFSNEQAYMYRKFAAMWGTNNVDHSARICHSTTVAGVANTWGYGAQTNSFNDIRNAKAMMFIGSNPSEAHPVSMQHILEGKERGAKIIVVDPRFTRTAAKADEFVHIRPGTDIPYIYGLLWHIFENKWEDQTFIDQRVYGMERIREAAAKWTPDEVENVVGVPKEQMYRVAKLLAETKPGTVVWCMGGTQHHIGNANTRAYCILQLALGNMGVSGGGTNIFRGHDNVQGATDFGLLFDNLPGYYGLKTGAWKHWCNVWDLDYEWVKARFDQEQHLGQDPMTSTGIPCSRWHDGVLEDKTKIAQKDNIRMSFFWGQSVNTETRGREVREALNKMDTVVVVDPFPTMAGVMHTRTDGVYLLPASTQFETYGSVSASNRSLQWRSQVIEPLFESKPDHVIMYKLAKKWGIEKEFCKHIKVNGDEPLIEDITREFNKGMWTIGYTGQSPERLKMHQENWGTFDIKTLEAPGGPAKGETYGLPWPCWGTPEMKHPGTQILYRTDREVRFGGGNFRARYGVEHDGNNILAEGSYSKGSEIKDGYPEFTDKMLKQLGWWDELTAEEKVAAEGKNWKTDISGGIQRVAIKHGCIPFGNAKARCIVWNFPDDIPVHREPLYTPRRDLVSKYPTYDDRMVARLPTLYKSIQDQDFAKDFPLALTSGRLVEYEGGGEETRSNPWLAELQQEMFIEISPGDAADRGLRDGDEVWVHSPEGAKIKVQAMVTPRVINGECFMPYHFAGMFEGESLEKNYPEGTVPYIIGESANTVLTYGYDVVTQMQETKSSLCQITKA; translated from the coding sequence ATGCGATTAACCCGCAAAACAGACCAGGCAGAAGGTGCTAAAAAGCCAGCCCTAGGTCTAAACCGTCGTCAGTTCCTTCAGTCTGCAGGTCTTGCAACTGGTGGTATTGCCGCGGCCTCAATGCTTGGCGCTGGAATGATGCGCAAAGCCGAAGCAAAAGAAGTTCCTCATGATGCGCCAACTGAAGTAAAACGTACTATCTGTTCTCATTGTTCAGTGGGCTGTGGTATCTATGCTGAAGTTCAAAATGGTGTATGGACAGGTCAAGAGCCTGCCTTCGATCATCCATTTAACGCTGGTGGTCACTGTGCAAAAGGTGCTGCATTGCGTGAACATGGTCATGGTGAGAAGCGTCTTAAGTATCCAATGAAACTGGAAGGCGGTAAGTGGAAGCGTCTCTCTTGGGAACAAGCCATTGAAGAAGTTGGCCAAAAGGCACTCGATATTCGTGCTGAATCTGGTCCAGACTCTGTATTCTTTATGGGCAGTGCTAAGTTCTCTAATGAGCAAGCTTACATGTACCGTAAATTCGCAGCGATGTGGGGCACCAATAACGTCGACCACTCAGCGCGTATTTGTCACTCTACCACTGTAGCCGGTGTTGCAAACACTTGGGGCTATGGTGCGCAAACCAACTCTTTCAACGATATTCGTAATGCAAAAGCGATGATGTTCATTGGGTCTAACCCATCAGAAGCACATCCTGTTTCAATGCAGCATATCTTGGAAGGTAAAGAGCGCGGGGCGAAAATTATCGTTGTCGACCCTCGTTTCACCCGAACTGCAGCCAAAGCTGACGAGTTCGTGCATATTCGCCCAGGTACCGATATTCCTTATATCTATGGTCTGCTGTGGCATATCTTCGAAAACAAGTGGGAAGACCAAACCTTCATCGACCAGCGTGTTTATGGTATGGAGCGCATCCGCGAAGCGGCAGCTAAGTGGACACCTGATGAAGTTGAAAACGTAGTCGGTGTGCCAAAAGAGCAGATGTATCGCGTAGCTAAACTGCTTGCTGAAACTAAGCCTGGCACTGTTGTTTGGTGTATGGGTGGTACTCAGCATCATATTGGTAATGCCAATACCCGTGCATACTGTATCCTGCAGCTAGCCCTAGGTAATATGGGTGTGTCTGGTGGTGGTACTAACATCTTCCGTGGTCATGATAACGTACAGGGTGCAACGGACTTTGGTCTACTGTTCGATAACTTGCCTGGTTACTATGGCTTGAAGACAGGTGCTTGGAAGCACTGGTGTAATGTTTGGGACTTGGATTATGAATGGGTGAAAGCTCGTTTCGACCAGGAACAACATCTTGGCCAAGATCCAATGACATCGACCGGTATCCCATGTTCACGTTGGCATGATGGTGTACTCGAAGATAAAACTAAGATTGCTCAGAAAGATAATATTCGTATGTCTTTCTTCTGGGGCCAGTCTGTTAACACCGAAACCCGTGGTCGTGAAGTGCGTGAAGCATTGAATAAGATGGACACTGTGGTTGTTGTGGATCCATTCCCAACGATGGCGGGTGTTATGCACACTCGTACAGACGGTGTTTATCTGTTACCTGCATCGACTCAGTTTGAGACCTATGGCTCAGTATCTGCTTCTAACCGCTCACTGCAGTGGCGTTCACAGGTTATCGAGCCTCTGTTTGAGTCTAAGCCTGATCACGTCATCATGTACAAGTTGGCGAAGAAGTGGGGTATAGAGAAAGAGTTCTGTAAGCATATCAAGGTGAACGGTGATGAGCCGTTGATCGAAGATATTACTCGTGAGTTCAACAAGGGGATGTGGACCATTGGTTACACAGGTCAGAGCCCTGAACGTCTCAAGATGCACCAAGAAAACTGGGGCACTTTCGATATCAAGACTCTGGAAGCGCCAGGTGGTCCAGCTAAAGGCGAAACCTATGGTCTACCTTGGCCATGTTGGGGTACACCAGAGATGAAGCATCCAGGTACTCAGATCCTTTACCGTACAGACCGTGAAGTCCGCTTTGGTGGTGGTAACTTCCGTGCACGTTACGGTGTTGAGCACGATGGTAACAACATTTTGGCCGAAGGCTCTTACTCTAAGGGCAGTGAGATCAAAGATGGTTATCCAGAGTTTACCGATAAGATGCTTAAGCAACTTGGTTGGTGGGACGAGCTAACCGCTGAAGAGAAAGTGGCTGCTGAAGGTAAAAACTGGAAGACTGATATCTCTGGTGGTATCCAGCGTGTTGCTATCAAGCACGGTTGTATTCCATTTGGTAACGCTAAGGCACGTTGTATTGTTTGGAACTTCCCAGATGATATCCCTGTGCACCGCGAGCCACTTTATACGCCTCGTCGTGACTTGGTATCTAAGTACCCAACTTATGATGACCGTATGGTTGCACGTCTTCCAACCCTGTATAAGTCAATTCAGGATCAAGACTTCGCCAAAGACTTCCCACTGGCATTGACCTCGGGGCGTTTGGTTGAATATGAAGGTGGTGGTGAAGAGACGCGTTCTAATCCTTGGTTAGCTGAACTTCAGCAAGAGATGTTTATCGAAATCAGTCCTGGTGATGCAGCGGATCGTGGTCTTCGTGATGGTGATGAAGTATGGGTTCATAGCCCAGAAGGCGCCAAAATTAAGGTTCAGGCTATGGTAACACCACGGGTTATTAACGGTGAGTGTTTCATGCCATACCACTTCGCAGGTATGTTCGAAGGCGAGAGCCTAGAGAAGAACTACCCAGAAGGTACTGTACCTTACATCATTGGTGAATCAGCCAATACCGTATTGACCTATGGCTATGACGTCGTGACTCAGATGCAAGAGACTAAGTCTAGCTTGTGTCAGATCACCAAAGCCTAA
- a CDS encoding twin-arginine translocation signal domain-containing protein, which translates to MKKQASDMGRRQLLKALAVGSAAGAVATVSGQAMAAAPASTPESTHGDGYHETDHIRSYYASLRTK; encoded by the coding sequence ATGAAGAAGCAAGCTTCCGATATGGGTCGTCGTCAACTACTAAAAGCGTTAGCTGTTGGTAGTGCTGCTGGTGCAGTTGCGACAGTCAGTGGTCAAGCGATGGCCGCGGCACCAGCATCTACTCCAGAGTCAACCCACGGCGATGGTTATCACGAAACAGATCATATTCGTAGTTATTACGCGTCGTTACGTACTAAGTAA
- a CDS encoding 4Fe-4S binding protein: MHLKSSENLTDLKQVRQQVLGQTQILQNLIPPTVSYTTEGNVLVIGPEDLARLAAGKLSNMGQRAILANESITSQDEAHLEKVMAAAEGVESYYNKLIEIKGFLGQFQVKVEHDSGSADLSLVAIRKAHFDLILDLSQSPCINLEMLPPGYFYVGQDEAKLADAIAQLPDLIGEFDKPRYVKVNSEICAHNRNGIDGCNRCLNFCPADAISSVNKKIEIDPYLCHGAGSCTNACPTGAISYDLPTPQALHSYLHKIVSRFRDQALIAPVILFHDAANGASLVDDDLPGAIIPVELEEITVASMDHWMSALAWGARQIIVLNTDATAPTLTQMLNGEQSLANDIFDEMGQPRRVSVLNQDQLGELTRLIEVSASWPVIVPGEFAATTKRKTLYAAIDHLNSQAASTDSCLSKSNIPFGKVSVNKDNCTLCLSCVSTCPTQALTDGGDKPALHFVEQDCVQCGLCESACPEKVISLTPQMNFDAAARQERQTLNEEEPFECIRCGTPFATQSMVQRMLEVVGGHSAFSANTERLKMCSDCRVKDMFEDILQDPEKQLR, from the coding sequence ATGCATTTAAAGAGTAGTGAGAACCTGACCGACCTAAAGCAGGTTCGTCAGCAAGTATTGGGGCAGACACAAATTCTTCAAAATCTGATCCCACCAACGGTAAGCTATACCACCGAGGGCAATGTGTTAGTCATTGGCCCCGAGGATTTGGCTCGCTTAGCTGCGGGCAAATTGTCCAATATGGGCCAGCGTGCCATTCTTGCAAATGAGTCCATCACTAGCCAAGATGAAGCCCACCTTGAGAAGGTGATGGCCGCCGCTGAAGGCGTTGAGAGTTACTATAATAAGCTAATTGAAATTAAAGGCTTTCTTGGTCAATTCCAAGTCAAAGTTGAACATGACAGCGGCTCTGCGGATCTAAGCTTAGTGGCGATTCGCAAAGCGCACTTCGATCTTATCCTCGATCTGAGTCAATCTCCTTGTATTAATCTTGAGATGTTACCACCAGGCTATTTTTATGTGGGTCAAGATGAAGCTAAGCTCGCTGATGCTATTGCGCAACTTCCCGATCTTATTGGTGAGTTTGATAAACCGCGCTATGTCAAAGTGAATAGTGAGATTTGTGCTCATAACCGTAACGGTATCGATGGTTGTAATCGCTGCCTGAATTTTTGTCCGGCAGATGCTATTTCAAGTGTTAACAAGAAGATAGAGATCGATCCCTATCTTTGTCATGGCGCAGGAAGTTGTACTAATGCTTGCCCCACAGGCGCCATTAGTTATGACCTACCGACACCACAGGCGTTGCATTCCTATCTACACAAGATCGTTAGTCGTTTTCGTGATCAAGCCCTGATAGCGCCTGTCATCCTGTTTCACGATGCCGCGAATGGTGCCAGCTTAGTTGATGACGATTTACCTGGGGCTATTATTCCAGTAGAGCTTGAAGAGATCACTGTGGCGAGTATGGACCATTGGATGTCGGCTTTGGCTTGGGGAGCAAGACAGATAATCGTCCTGAATACCGATGCTACAGCGCCGACACTGACACAGATGCTCAACGGTGAGCAATCGCTGGCTAACGATATTTTCGACGAGATGGGCCAGCCTCGTCGTGTGAGCGTACTTAATCAAGATCAACTGGGTGAACTGACTAGGTTAATTGAAGTCAGCGCAAGCTGGCCTGTGATAGTACCAGGTGAGTTTGCAGCAACGACTAAGCGTAAAACTTTGTATGCGGCAATTGATCACCTAAATAGCCAAGCGGCCTCTACCGATTCTTGCTTAAGTAAGAGCAATATACCTTTCGGTAAAGTGAGCGTTAATAAAGATAACTGCACCCTTTGTCTATCTTGTGTTTCTACCTGTCCTACGCAAGCGTTGACAGATGGTGGTGACAAACCTGCGTTGCATTTTGTTGAGCAAGATTGTGTGCAATGTGGATTGTGTGAGTCAGCCTGTCCAGAGAAGGTTATTAGCCTTACACCTCAAATGAATTTCGATGCTGCTGCACGTCAGGAGCGTCAAACCTTGAACGAGGAGGAACCATTTGAATGTATTCGATGTGGAACCCCTTTTGCTACCCAATCCATGGTGCAACGGATGCTGGAAGTAGTCGGAGGCCATAGTGCCTTTAGCGCTAACACAGAACGATTAAAGATGTGTAGTGACTGCCGGGTAAAAGACATGTTTGAAGACATCCTTCAAGATCCTGAAAAGCAATTGCGATAA
- a CDS encoding formate dehydrogenase accessory sulfurtransferase FdhD, protein MTVSKQPRFLKTQADAPLTIAVKAINEQGELVDKHIACERPLTVYLNWRPIVTLMTLGARPEALALGYLKNQGFISEVNLLESVIVDWDINSAAVITKEATEHLDEKLAEKTVTTGCGQGTVYGGFMDGLDDIMLPKPLLKQSMIYSLLNNISAYNETYKNAGAVHGCGLCEGDQIKGFVEDVGRHNAVDTLAGEMWLKQEMGDNKLFYTTGRLTSEMVIKVAKMGIPVLLSRSGATQMGLELAQKLGITMIARAKGRHFLIYNGAENVEFDATPPKRNIS, encoded by the coding sequence ATGACAGTTAGCAAACAACCAAGATTCTTAAAAACTCAAGCAGATGCACCACTCACTATTGCAGTAAAGGCGATTAATGAACAAGGAGAGCTTGTCGATAAACATATCGCCTGCGAACGACCTCTCACCGTCTATCTTAATTGGCGACCCATCGTGACGTTAATGACATTAGGCGCTAGACCAGAAGCGCTAGCGCTTGGTTATTTGAAAAACCAAGGGTTCATTTCAGAGGTGAACCTGCTTGAATCGGTGATCGTCGATTGGGACATTAATTCCGCAGCGGTTATCACAAAGGAAGCAACAGAGCATTTAGACGAAAAGCTCGCCGAAAAAACCGTAACAACGGGATGCGGACAAGGCACTGTTTACGGCGGTTTTATGGATGGCCTAGACGATATAATGCTGCCGAAACCACTGCTGAAACAAAGCATGATTTATAGCCTACTAAATAATATTAGTGCCTATAACGAGACCTACAAAAATGCTGGCGCTGTTCACGGCTGCGGATTATGCGAAGGCGATCAGATCAAAGGTTTTGTCGAAGATGTCGGTCGCCACAATGCCGTTGATACACTGGCAGGCGAAATGTGGCTCAAGCAGGAAATGGGTGACAACAAACTATTTTATACTACAGGTCGATTGACCTCAGAGATGGTCATTAAAGTTGCCAAAATGGGCATCCCGGTGTTGTTATCTCGTAGCGGTGCAACCCAAATGGGCCTAGAACTGGCTCAAAAGTTAGGTATCACTATGATCGCTCGAGCCAAGGGACGCCATTTTCTTATTTATAACGGCGCCGAAAATGTAGAGTTTGACGCAACTCCACCCAAACGTAACATCAGTTAA
- a CDS encoding TorD/DmsD family molecular chaperone yields MTELVREVSENDQLRADIYQLLAALLRHQPSAELLQFLSTLEIDVDDDSDMTKAWSGLKLAAEQFTTEQLEEEYFNIFLGVGSGEILPYGSWFMTGSLMDKPLALLRQDLMQLGFERSDDVKEPEDHVAALCEVMGTLILEAPGYRQLAFYQRHIGSWIERFCDHLARTPSAAFYATVAQLAKSFFVIEANEFEQLSLNIPVNCPGSEAVKIEPSTNELAS; encoded by the coding sequence ATGACCGAATTAGTAAGAGAAGTATCAGAAAACGATCAGTTAAGAGCCGATATCTACCAGCTTTTGGCGGCGCTACTACGTCATCAGCCTAGTGCCGAGCTATTGCAGTTTCTTTCGACCCTTGAAATCGATGTCGATGACGACAGCGACATGACTAAAGCTTGGTCTGGGTTGAAACTTGCTGCGGAGCAATTTACGACCGAACAACTAGAAGAGGAGTATTTCAATATTTTCCTCGGTGTTGGCAGTGGTGAGATTTTGCCCTATGGCAGCTGGTTTATGACAGGCTCATTGATGGATAAGCCACTTGCGTTGCTACGTCAAGATTTAATGCAGTTGGGCTTTGAGCGCAGTGACGATGTCAAAGAGCCTGAAGATCATGTTGCTGCGCTTTGCGAAGTCATGGGCACTTTGATTTTAGAAGCACCTGGCTATCGCCAATTAGCATTTTATCAGCGTCATATTGGTAGCTGGATAGAGCGTTTTTGCGATCATCTAGCGCGTACGCCAAGCGCTGCGTTTTATGCGACGGTAGCTCAGTTAGCAAAGTCATTCTTTGTTATCGAGGCTAACGAGTTTGAACAATTAAGTTTAAATATTCCGGTGAACTGCCCAGGTAGTGAAGCGGTGAAGATTGAACCGTCAACCAATGAGTTAGCATCATAA
- a CDS encoding helix-turn-helix transcriptional regulator, producing the protein MTEPSELIYMSAKQVAEYLDLNEKKVYAMANDRILPATKVTGKWLFPKILIDRWVMDSCHSGMLSDRMHITGSDDPLLSMLVARLMSRIGKSDLVSYSSTGSRMGLDLLSRGYADVCTLHWGNVEERNIRHPALLKGYPNHQQWVMVHGYTRQQGLMMRSEMHHRCQEEDKVIGLPWRWVGRQSGAGSQQHLEHWLMKKGASLEQLNVSITAYSERELAGFIARDEADIGFGCQSVAMESGLSFVPLVTESFDFVMPQGIYFRRQLQALFDMLGSTQTRQLAAQLGGYDLSQCGQMLWTAH; encoded by the coding sequence ATGACCGAGCCAAGTGAACTCATCTACATGAGTGCCAAGCAGGTGGCTGAATATTTAGACCTTAATGAAAAGAAGGTCTATGCCATGGCAAATGATCGAATATTGCCAGCAACTAAAGTTACTGGGAAATGGCTGTTCCCAAAAATTCTTATCGACCGCTGGGTTATGGATTCTTGTCATAGCGGCATGTTATCGGATCGTATGCATATTACTGGCAGTGATGATCCCCTACTATCCATGTTGGTTGCCCGTTTGATGTCACGTATTGGAAAGAGCGACCTCGTTAGCTACAGTTCAACGGGATCACGTATGGGACTGGATCTGTTATCCCGTGGATATGCCGATGTATGCACCCTACATTGGGGCAATGTTGAAGAACGTAATATTCGCCATCCAGCCCTACTTAAAGGTTACCCAAACCACCAACAGTGGGTCATGGTTCACGGCTATACTCGTCAGCAAGGGCTAATGATGCGCAGCGAAATGCACCATAGATGCCAAGAAGAAGATAAAGTCATTGGGTTACCATGGCGCTGGGTCGGCAGGCAATCGGGTGCTGGTAGCCAACAACATTTAGAGCATTGGCTTATGAAAAAGGGCGCTTCGCTTGAACAGCTAAATGTGTCGATAACCGCCTATAGCGAACGAGAGCTAGCTGGGTTTATCGCCCGAGATGAAGCTGATATCGGCTTTGGTTGCCAATCGGTCGCGATGGAAAGTGGCTTAAGCTTTGTGCCATTGGTCACTGAGTCGTTCGATTTTGTTATGCCTCAAGGTATCTATTTCCGCCGCCAGCTACAGGCATTATTTGATATGTTAGGCAGCACTCAAACACGACAACTGGCCGCTCAACTTGGGGGTTACGATTTGAGTCAATGTGGCCAGATGTTATGGACGGCCCACTAG
- a CDS encoding DUF294 nucleotidyltransferase-like domain-containing protein, which produces MEAELNEIQNFLVQYPPFDSLPEEVITYASRHIEIAYYRKDTPIIHAGDHINDLYIIRSGEVEVYRRKGELYNRLDTGDLFGQMGLLTNNKIRFPVKAIEDTLVYCLPENIFQELYDQHDVFADFVEVEDNARLRQAVSNSTSHDDLTSPKVRTLLTREPPYINKTESIQSAAILMAKDNVSALLVIDPDVLEDEENETSPLMGIITDRDLCTRVLAEGIDPSDNVGSVVTADVVSLDHNAYVHEVMLTMLRYNVHHLPILKGRTPIGIIEATDIVRYESQNSLLLVSSIFQQLSIDDLVVLSEQVKDSFERMVNEDANSHMVGSAMSVIGRSFKQRLLELAEETFGPPPIPYCFLALGSMGRDEQLIVTDQDNAIILGDEFDKEKHDEYFANLAKFVCDGLDRCGYSYCTGDIMATNPMWRMTRKEWEECFADWIDDPNPKALLNASIFFDLDGVYGRLKWAEQLNGFIVRRARKNNRFLACLARNALNRTPPLGFFKDFVMEKDGRHNNSINLKRRGTAPLADLIRVHALSVGSRARNSFERLDDIIDASILPKGRAQDLRDAMEFISMVRIRHQAFDVKLGIDPDNNIEPENLSDFERRNLKDAFQILSNGQNFLKFRYQANSQFK; this is translated from the coding sequence GTGGAAGCAGAGTTAAATGAGATCCAAAACTTCTTAGTACAATACCCACCTTTTGACTCGCTACCTGAAGAGGTTATCACCTACGCCAGTCGTCATATTGAGATCGCTTATTACCGTAAAGATACCCCTATCATTCACGCTGGCGATCATATCAATGACCTTTATATCATTCGCAGTGGAGAGGTCGAAGTATACCGCCGCAAAGGGGAGCTCTATAACCGACTCGACACGGGTGATCTTTTTGGCCAGATGGGCTTACTGACAAATAATAAGATCCGCTTTCCAGTTAAGGCCATTGAAGACACATTAGTTTACTGCCTGCCTGAAAATATATTTCAAGAACTTTACGATCAACATGATGTTTTTGCCGACTTTGTTGAGGTGGAAGATAACGCCCGTTTGCGACAAGCGGTTTCTAACTCGACCAGCCACGATGATCTCACGTCACCGAAAGTGCGAACCCTTTTAACCCGCGAACCTCCTTACATCAATAAAACGGAAAGCATACAAAGTGCTGCCATCCTAATGGCTAAGGACAATGTGTCGGCACTACTCGTGATAGATCCTGATGTGTTAGAGGATGAAGAGAATGAAACCTCTCCCTTAATGGGCATAATCACCGACAGAGATCTGTGTACGCGGGTATTAGCCGAAGGAATAGATCCGAGTGATAACGTTGGCTCAGTGGTAACCGCAGATGTGGTCAGCTTAGATCATAACGCCTATGTCCATGAAGTGATGTTAACCATGCTTAGGTACAACGTTCATCATCTGCCGATATTGAAAGGACGCACACCCATTGGGATTATCGAGGCTACGGATATCGTCCGCTACGAATCTCAAAATTCACTGCTCTTAGTGAGTAGCATTTTCCAGCAACTATCTATCGACGATCTCGTGGTATTGTCAGAACAAGTTAAAGACAGTTTTGAGCGTATGGTTAATGAAGATGCTAACTCTCATATGGTGGGCAGTGCTATGTCGGTAATTGGCCGTAGCTTCAAACAGCGTCTACTAGAATTAGCCGAAGAGACATTTGGCCCGCCACCGATCCCATACTGCTTCTTGGCATTAGGCTCAATGGGACGCGATGAACAGCTTATCGTTACCGATCAAGATAATGCCATTATTTTAGGGGATGAATTTGATAAAGAAAAACATGATGAATACTTCGCTAATCTAGCTAAATTTGTTTGTGATGGACTCGACCGATGTGGCTACAGTTATTGTACTGGCGACATTATGGCCACTAACCCTATGTGGCGTATGACTCGCAAAGAGTGGGAGGAATGTTTCGCTGATTGGATAGATGATCCCAACCCTAAAGCCTTACTAAACGCCTCGATTTTCTTCGATCTTGATGGGGTATATGGCAGGTTAAAATGGGCTGAGCAACTCAACGGGTTTATTGTCCGCCGCGCGAGAAAAAACAACCGCTTTTTGGCTTGCTTAGCCAGAAATGCGCTAAATCGAACCCCGCCGCTAGGGTTTTTCAAAGATTTTGTGATGGAAAAAGATGGTCGCCACAACAACTCTATCAACCTTAAGCGTCGCGGTACCGCGCCACTTGCAGATCTCATTCGAGTACACGCATTGTCCGTAGGCTCCCGAGCAAGGAACTCTTTCGAACGACTCGATGATATTATAGATGCCAGCATACTCCCTAAAGGGAGAGCTCAAGATCTGCGAGATGCGATGGAGTTCATCTCCATGGTGCGTATTCGCCATCAGGCCTTCGATGTCAAACTTGGAATCGATCCCGACAACAATATCGAACCGGAAAACCTATCTGACTTCGAGCGACGCAATCTAAAAGATGCGTTTCAAATACTCAGTAACGGCCAGAACTTCCTGAAATTCCGTTATCAAGCCAATAGTCAATTCAAGTGA
- a CDS encoding DUF3306 domain-containing protein produces the protein MSEQPSGLLARWNLRRQKVQQEEQAEQLSEQESQVEASAPTTDRANEVSAAEPTEEKVLTAEDLPDPEKIEVGGSFASFMAENVDPDAKNAALRALWKQPHYSEIDGLLEYALDYTNQPKLSAEVSAELAKKVFRHLVKDDEQAQPEIEEMTVSVEQDIENIADESGSDILDATGSELPQNEQEVQVAPKPPVA, from the coding sequence ATGAGTGAACAACCTAGTGGATTACTTGCTCGTTGGAATCTGCGTCGTCAGAAAGTTCAACAAGAAGAGCAAGCTGAGCAACTGAGCGAGCAAGAGAGCCAAGTTGAAGCCTCGGCTCCTACCACGGATCGAGCCAATGAGGTTAGCGCTGCCGAGCCTACCGAAGAGAAAGTATTAACGGCAGAGGACCTGCCTGATCCAGAGAAGATTGAGGTGGGTGGCAGTTTTGCTAGTTTTATGGCTGAAAATGTTGATCCTGATGCCAAAAACGCAGCGTTGAGAGCCTTATGGAAGCAGCCTCATTATAGCGAGATCGACGGTTTGCTCGAATACGCGCTTGATTACACTAATCAGCCTAAGTTATCAGCAGAAGTTTCAGCTGAATTAGCAAAAAAGGTTTTCCGTCATTTAGTTAAAGATGATGAGCAAGCTCAGCCAGAAATTGAAGAGATGACGGTTTCGGTTGAACAAGACATTGAAAATATAGCGGATGAATCTGGTTCGGACATTTTGGACGCCACAGGCAGTGAGTTGCCCCAAAATGAACAAGAAGTACAAGTTGCACCTAAACCACCTGTTGCTTAA